A stretch of Mesoplodon densirostris isolate mMesDen1 chromosome 7, mMesDen1 primary haplotype, whole genome shotgun sequence DNA encodes these proteins:
- the BRMS1 gene encoding breast cancer metastasis-suppressor 1 isoform X2, whose product MPVQPPSKDTEEMEAEGDSAAEMNGEEEESEEERSGSQTESEEESSEMDDEDYERRRSECVSEMLDLEKQFSELKEKERLSQLRVRLEEVGAERAPEYTEPLGGLQRSLKIRIQVAGIYKGFCLDVIRNKYECELQGAKQHLESEKLLLYDTLQGELQERIQRLEEDRQSLDISSEWWDDKLHARGSSKTWGSLPPSKRKKAPLVSGPYIVYMLQEIDILEDWTAIKKARAAVSPQKRKSDGP is encoded by the exons ATGCCTGTCCAGCCTCCAAGCAAAGACACAGAGGAGATGGAAGCAGAGGGCGACTCAGCCGCCGAGAtgaatggggaggaggaagagagcgaGGAGGAACGGAGCGGCAGCCAGACCGAGTCCGAGGAGGAGAGCTCAG AGATGGACGATGAGGACTACGAGCGCCGCCGCAGCGAGTGCGTCAGTGAAATGCTGGACCTGGAGAAGCAGTTCTCGGAGCTGAAGGAGAA GGAACGGCTGAGTCAGCTGCGGGTGCggctggaggaggtgggagctgaGAGGGCGCCCGAATACACAGAGCCTCTCGGTGGGCTGCAGCGGAGCCTCAAGATCCGCATTCAGGTGGCAG ggATTTACAAGGGCTTCTGTCTGGACGTGATCAGGAACAAGTACGAGTGTGAGCTGCAGGGAGCCAAGCAGCACCTGGAG AGTGAGAAGCTGCTGCTCTACGACACCCTGCAGGGGGAGCTGCAGGAGCGGATCCAGAGGCTGGAGGAGGACCGCCAGAGCCTGGACATCAGCTCTG AGTGGTGGGATGACAAACTGCACGCCAGAGGCAGCTCGAAGACCTGGGGATCCCTGCCGCCCAGCAAGAGGAAGAAGGCCCCTCTTGTTTCCG GCCCTTACATCGTGTACATGCTGCAGGAGATCGACATCCTGGAGGACTGGACGGCCATCAAAAAG GCAAGAGCAGCCGTGTCCCCTCAGAAGAGAAAATCAGATG GACCTTGA
- the BRMS1 gene encoding breast cancer metastasis-suppressor 1 isoform X1, which translates to MTHAEAWTGSRLRRKGSLGASGSPAAAARPGSLRYLSGSLGREAGGPTPRGAQMPVQPPSKDTEEMEAEGDSAAEMNGEEEESEEERSGSQTESEEESSEMDDEDYERRRSECVSEMLDLEKQFSELKEKLFRERLSQLRVRLEEVGAERAPEYTEPLGGLQRSLKIRIQVAGIYKGFCLDVIRNKYECELQGAKQHLESEKLLLYDTLQGELQERIQRLEEDRQSLDISSEWWDDKLHARGSSKTWGSLPPSKRKKAPLVSGPYIVYMLQEIDILEDWTAIKKARAAVSPQKRKSDGP; encoded by the exons ATGACGCATGCGGAAGCGTGGACAGGCTCTCGCCTCCGGAGAAAAGGCTCGCTCGGCGCTTCCGGgagccccgcggcggcggccagACCCGGCAGCCTCCGGTACCTCTCAGGGAGTCTCGGACGTGAGGCCGGAGGCCCCACTCCCCGCGG AGCCCAGATGCCTGTCCAGCCTCCAAGCAAAGACACAGAGGAGATGGAAGCAGAGGGCGACTCAGCCGCCGAGAtgaatggggaggaggaagagagcgaGGAGGAACGGAGCGGCAGCCAGACCGAGTCCGAGGAGGAGAGCTCAG AGATGGACGATGAGGACTACGAGCGCCGCCGCAGCGAGTGCGTCAGTGAAATGCTGGACCTGGAGAAGCAGTTCTCGGAGCTGAAGGAGAA GTTGTTCAGGGAACGGCTGAGTCAGCTGCGGGTGCggctggaggaggtgggagctgaGAGGGCGCCCGAATACACAGAGCCTCTCGGTGGGCTGCAGCGGAGCCTCAAGATCCGCATTCAGGTGGCAG ggATTTACAAGGGCTTCTGTCTGGACGTGATCAGGAACAAGTACGAGTGTGAGCTGCAGGGAGCCAAGCAGCACCTGGAG AGTGAGAAGCTGCTGCTCTACGACACCCTGCAGGGGGAGCTGCAGGAGCGGATCCAGAGGCTGGAGGAGGACCGCCAGAGCCTGGACATCAGCTCTG AGTGGTGGGATGACAAACTGCACGCCAGAGGCAGCTCGAAGACCTGGGGATCCCTGCCGCCCAGCAAGAGGAAGAAGGCCCCTCTTGTTTCCG GCCCTTACATCGTGTACATGCTGCAGGAGATCGACATCCTGGAGGACTGGACGGCCATCAAAAAG GCAAGAGCAGCCGTGTCCCCTCAGAAGAGAAAATCAGATG GACCTTGA
- the BRMS1 gene encoding breast cancer metastasis-suppressor 1 isoform X3 has translation MTHAEAWTGSRLRRKGSLGASGSPAAAARPGSLRYLSGSLGREAGGPTPRGAQMPVQPPSKDTEEMEAEGDSAAEMNGEEEESEEERSGSQTESEEESSEMDDEDYERRRSECVSEMLDLEKQFSELKEKLFRERLSQLRVRLEEVGAERAPEYTEPLGGLQRSLKIRIQVAGIYKGFCLDVIRNKYECELQGAKQHLESEKLLLYDTLQGELQERIQRLEEDRQSLDISSEWWDDKLHARGSSKTWGSLPPSKRKKAPLVSGPYIVYMLQEIDILEDWTAIKKARAAVSPQKRKSDAQPPGKEPRGRQGLCQISGLRESGRSGCEGIVGVRAGDLDPAVHSQGAVGAAGSKPSI, from the exons ATGACGCATGCGGAAGCGTGGACAGGCTCTCGCCTCCGGAGAAAAGGCTCGCTCGGCGCTTCCGGgagccccgcggcggcggccagACCCGGCAGCCTCCGGTACCTCTCAGGGAGTCTCGGACGTGAGGCCGGAGGCCCCACTCCCCGCGG AGCCCAGATGCCTGTCCAGCCTCCAAGCAAAGACACAGAGGAGATGGAAGCAGAGGGCGACTCAGCCGCCGAGAtgaatggggaggaggaagagagcgaGGAGGAACGGAGCGGCAGCCAGACCGAGTCCGAGGAGGAGAGCTCAG AGATGGACGATGAGGACTACGAGCGCCGCCGCAGCGAGTGCGTCAGTGAAATGCTGGACCTGGAGAAGCAGTTCTCGGAGCTGAAGGAGAA GTTGTTCAGGGAACGGCTGAGTCAGCTGCGGGTGCggctggaggaggtgggagctgaGAGGGCGCCCGAATACACAGAGCCTCTCGGTGGGCTGCAGCGGAGCCTCAAGATCCGCATTCAGGTGGCAG ggATTTACAAGGGCTTCTGTCTGGACGTGATCAGGAACAAGTACGAGTGTGAGCTGCAGGGAGCCAAGCAGCACCTGGAG AGTGAGAAGCTGCTGCTCTACGACACCCTGCAGGGGGAGCTGCAGGAGCGGATCCAGAGGCTGGAGGAGGACCGCCAGAGCCTGGACATCAGCTCTG AGTGGTGGGATGACAAACTGCACGCCAGAGGCAGCTCGAAGACCTGGGGATCCCTGCCGCCCAGCAAGAGGAAGAAGGCCCCTCTTGTTTCCG GCCCTTACATCGTGTACATGCTGCAGGAGATCGACATCCTGGAGGACTGGACGGCCATCAAAAAG GCAAGAGCAGCCGTGTCCCCTCAGAAGAGAAAATCAGATG cccagcctccaggAAAGGAGCCCAGAGGGAGGCAGGGTTTGTGTCAGATCAGTGGCCTGAGAGAGTCAGGACGGTCTGGGTGTGAGGGCATTGTGGGAGTTAGGGCGGGG GACCTTGACCCTGCTGTTCACAGCCAGGGGGCCGTTGGAGCAGCTGGCAGCAAACCCAGCATTTGA
- the RIN1 gene encoding ras and Rab interactor 1 isoform X1, which produces MEAPGESGAGLLGAPSPTSFAPGHLEREKPAQDPLYDVPDAGGARAGGPQQPGRTVSLRERLLLTRPVWLQLRANAAAALHVLRTEPPGTFLVRKSNTRQCQALCMRLPEASGPSFVSSHYIQESPGGVSLEGSELVFLDLVQLVCAYCHTRDILLLPLQLPRAIRQAATRKELEAISHLGIEFWSSSLNTKAQPGPSEGPLLPRLKPRSPQELDQGTGAALCFFNPLFPGDLGPTKREKFKRSFKVRVSTETSSPLSPPAVPPPPVPVLPGTAPNQTERLPSRQLLRRESSVGYRVPGGTGPSLPPLPSLQEVDCGSPSSSEEEGVPGSQGSPAPSPRLGRRRPLLRSMSTAFCSLLAPERQVGRAAAALMQDRHTAVGQLVQDLLTQVRAGSETQELQGIREALSRARAMLSAELGPEKLLPPERLECVLEKSLHRSVLKPLRPILVARLRRRLSANGSLGRLAEGLCLARAQGPRAFGSHLSLPSPVEVEQVRQKLLQLLRAYSPSAQVKRLLQACKLLYTALRTQAGEGAGADEFLPLLSLVLAQCDLPELLLEAEYMSELLEPALLTGEGGYYLTSLSASLVLLSGLNEAHTLPLSPSQELQCSLSLWEQRRLPATHSFQHLLRVAYQDPSSGCTSKTLAVPPGASIAMLSKLCATKFRVTQPDTFGLFLYKEQDYHRLPPGALAHKLPTTGYLVYRRTEWHETQGASPGAATEEGSGRLEAEGREEEKGGWGDGDTKVKASPRDSRGESETMAKGGEDQARGGPTQPRGPEAEGSQAAEE; this is translated from the exons ATGGAAGCCCCTGGAGAGTCTGGAGCAGGCCTTCTCGGAGCCCCCAGCCCAACCAGCTTCGCACCTGGGCACCTGGAGAGAGAAAA GCCAGCCCAGGACCCGCTGTACGATGTGCCTGATGCCGGCGGGGCACGAGCAGGTGGGCCCCAGCAACCCGGGCGCACCGTGAGCCTGCGGGAGCGCCTGCTGCTTACCCGGCCCGTGTGGCTGCAGCTGCGGGCCAACGCCGCGGCCGCGCTGCACGTGCTGAGGACCGAGCCCCCCGGG ACATTCCTGGTACGGAAATCTAACACTCGCCAGTGCCAAGCCTTGTGCATGCGGCTGCCGGAGGCCAGCGGCCCCTCCTTCGTCTCCAGCCACTACATCCAGGAGAGCCCTGGGG GCGTCTCCTTGGAGGGCTCAGAGCTTGTGTTCCTGGACCTGGTCCAGCTCGTCTGTGCCTATTGCCACACCCG GGACATTCTTCTCCTCCCGCTTCAGCTCCCCAGAGCCATCCGCCAGGCAGCCACCCGCAAGGAGCTGGAAGCCATCTCCCATCTGGGCATTG AGTTCTGGAGCTCCTCCCTCAACACCAAGGCTCAGCCAGGCCCATCTGAAGGCCCACTGCTGCCCCGGCTGAAGCCCCGGTCCCCACAAGAGCTGGACCAGGGCACTGGAGCTGCCTTGTGTTTCTTCAACCCCTTGTTCCCAGGGGACCTGGGCCCCACCAAGCGGGAGAAATTCAAGAGGAGCTTCAAAGTGCGTGTGTCCACAGAGACCTCCagccccctgtctccaccagctGTGCCGCCTCCCCCAGTCCCAGTGCTGCCAGGGACAGCCCCCAACCAGACAGAAAGGTTGCCCTCTCGCCAGCTGCTGCGGAGGGAGAGCTCAGTGGGGTACCGTGTGCCAGGGGGCACCGGCCCCAGCCTCCCACCACTGCCTTCCCTCCAGGAGGTGGATTGCGGCTCCCCCAGCAGCTCAGAGGAGGAGGGGGTGCCAGGGTCCCAGGGGAGCCCGGCACCCTCACCACGCCTGGGCCGCCGGCGGCCCCTGCTTCGGTCCATGAGCACTGCCTTCTGCTCCCTGCTGGCGCCCGAGCGGCAGGTGGGCCGGGCAGCCGCAGCGCTGATGCAGGACCGACACACAGCCGTGGGCCAGCTGGTGCAGGACCTACTGACCCAGGTGCGGGCCGgctctgagacccaggagctgcaGGGTATCCGCGAGGCGCTGAGCCGGGCCCGAGCCATGCTGAGCGCGGAGCTGGGCCCCGAGAAGCTGCTGCCACCAGAAAGGCTGG AATGCGTCCTGGAGAAGTCGCTACATCGCTCCGTGCTCAAGCCTCTTCGGCCCATCCTGGTGGCCCGCCTGCGGCGCCGTCTTTCCGCCAACGGCTCCCTGGGCCGCCTGGCTGAAGGCCTCTGCCTGGCTCGGGCCCAGGGCCCCAGAGCCTTCGGGTCCCACTTAAGCCTGCCCTCCCCAGTAGAGGTGGAACAGGTGCGCCAGAAGCTACTGCAGCTACTTCGTGCCTACTCACCCAGCGCCCAGGTCAAGCGGCTCCTGCAGGCCTGCAAGCTGCTTTACACAGCCTTGAGGACCCAGGCAG gGGAGGGTGCGGGGGCCGATGAATTCCTCCCACTCCTGAGCCTCGTCCTGGCCCAGTGCGACCTTCCTGAGCTGCTGCTGGAGGCCGAGTACATGTCAGAGCTGCTGGAGCCTGCCTTGCTCACTGGAGAGG GCGGCTACTACCTGACCAGCCTCTCGGCCAGCCTGGTCCTGCTGAGTGGCCTGAACGAGGCCCACACCCTCCCGCTGAGCCCCTCGCAGGAGCTGCAGTGCTCCCTCAGCCTCTGGGAGCAGCGCCGCCTGCCCGCCACCCACAGCTTCCAG CACCTCCTCCGCGTAGCCTAtcaggaccccagcagtggctgTACCTCCAAGACGCTGGCCGTGCCCCCAGGGGCCTCAATTGCCATGCTGAGTAAGCTCTGTGCCACCAAGTTCCGGGTGACCCAGCCTGACACTTTTGGCCTCTTCCTATACAAGGAGCAGGACTACCACCGCCTGCCCCCTGGAGCCCTGGCCCACAAGCTCCCCACCACCGGCTACCTCGTCTATCGCCGGACAGAGTGGCACGAGACCCAGGGGGCCTCACCGGGGGCTGCCACAGAGGAGGGCAGTGGGAGGCTagaggcagagggcagggaggaggagaaagggggcTGGGGAGATGGGGACACCAAGGTCAAAGCCAGTCCCAGGGACAGCAGGGGAGAGTCTGAGACGATGGCCAAGGGGGGTGAGGACCAGGCCAGGGGAGGCCCTACTCAGCCAAGGGGGCCAGAGGCTGAGGGAAGCCAGGCAGCAGAGGAGTAG
- the RIN1 gene encoding ras and Rab interactor 1 isoform X2 → MRLPEASGPSFVSSHYIQESPGGVSLEGSELVFLDLVQLVCAYCHTRDILLLPLQLPRAIRQAATRKELEAISHLGIEFWSSSLNTKAQPGPSEGPLLPRLKPRSPQELDQGTGAALCFFNPLFPGDLGPTKREKFKRSFKVRVSTETSSPLSPPAVPPPPVPVLPGTAPNQTERLPSRQLLRRESSVGYRVPGGTGPSLPPLPSLQEVDCGSPSSSEEEGVPGSQGSPAPSPRLGRRRPLLRSMSTAFCSLLAPERQVGRAAAALMQDRHTAVGQLVQDLLTQVRAGSETQELQGIREALSRARAMLSAELGPEKLLPPERLECVLEKSLHRSVLKPLRPILVARLRRRLSANGSLGRLAEGLCLARAQGPRAFGSHLSLPSPVEVEQVRQKLLQLLRAYSPSAQVKRLLQACKLLYTALRTQAGEGAGADEFLPLLSLVLAQCDLPELLLEAEYMSELLEPALLTGEGGYYLTSLSASLVLLSGLNEAHTLPLSPSQELQCSLSLWEQRRLPATHSFQHLLRVAYQDPSSGCTSKTLAVPPGASIAMLSKLCATKFRVTQPDTFGLFLYKEQDYHRLPPGALAHKLPTTGYLVYRRTEWHETQGASPGAATEEGSGRLEAEGREEEKGGWGDGDTKVKASPRDSRGESETMAKGGEDQARGGPTQPRGPEAEGSQAAEE, encoded by the exons ATGCGGCTGCCGGAGGCCAGCGGCCCCTCCTTCGTCTCCAGCCACTACATCCAGGAGAGCCCTGGGG GCGTCTCCTTGGAGGGCTCAGAGCTTGTGTTCCTGGACCTGGTCCAGCTCGTCTGTGCCTATTGCCACACCCG GGACATTCTTCTCCTCCCGCTTCAGCTCCCCAGAGCCATCCGCCAGGCAGCCACCCGCAAGGAGCTGGAAGCCATCTCCCATCTGGGCATTG AGTTCTGGAGCTCCTCCCTCAACACCAAGGCTCAGCCAGGCCCATCTGAAGGCCCACTGCTGCCCCGGCTGAAGCCCCGGTCCCCACAAGAGCTGGACCAGGGCACTGGAGCTGCCTTGTGTTTCTTCAACCCCTTGTTCCCAGGGGACCTGGGCCCCACCAAGCGGGAGAAATTCAAGAGGAGCTTCAAAGTGCGTGTGTCCACAGAGACCTCCagccccctgtctccaccagctGTGCCGCCTCCCCCAGTCCCAGTGCTGCCAGGGACAGCCCCCAACCAGACAGAAAGGTTGCCCTCTCGCCAGCTGCTGCGGAGGGAGAGCTCAGTGGGGTACCGTGTGCCAGGGGGCACCGGCCCCAGCCTCCCACCACTGCCTTCCCTCCAGGAGGTGGATTGCGGCTCCCCCAGCAGCTCAGAGGAGGAGGGGGTGCCAGGGTCCCAGGGGAGCCCGGCACCCTCACCACGCCTGGGCCGCCGGCGGCCCCTGCTTCGGTCCATGAGCACTGCCTTCTGCTCCCTGCTGGCGCCCGAGCGGCAGGTGGGCCGGGCAGCCGCAGCGCTGATGCAGGACCGACACACAGCCGTGGGCCAGCTGGTGCAGGACCTACTGACCCAGGTGCGGGCCGgctctgagacccaggagctgcaGGGTATCCGCGAGGCGCTGAGCCGGGCCCGAGCCATGCTGAGCGCGGAGCTGGGCCCCGAGAAGCTGCTGCCACCAGAAAGGCTGG AATGCGTCCTGGAGAAGTCGCTACATCGCTCCGTGCTCAAGCCTCTTCGGCCCATCCTGGTGGCCCGCCTGCGGCGCCGTCTTTCCGCCAACGGCTCCCTGGGCCGCCTGGCTGAAGGCCTCTGCCTGGCTCGGGCCCAGGGCCCCAGAGCCTTCGGGTCCCACTTAAGCCTGCCCTCCCCAGTAGAGGTGGAACAGGTGCGCCAGAAGCTACTGCAGCTACTTCGTGCCTACTCACCCAGCGCCCAGGTCAAGCGGCTCCTGCAGGCCTGCAAGCTGCTTTACACAGCCTTGAGGACCCAGGCAG gGGAGGGTGCGGGGGCCGATGAATTCCTCCCACTCCTGAGCCTCGTCCTGGCCCAGTGCGACCTTCCTGAGCTGCTGCTGGAGGCCGAGTACATGTCAGAGCTGCTGGAGCCTGCCTTGCTCACTGGAGAGG GCGGCTACTACCTGACCAGCCTCTCGGCCAGCCTGGTCCTGCTGAGTGGCCTGAACGAGGCCCACACCCTCCCGCTGAGCCCCTCGCAGGAGCTGCAGTGCTCCCTCAGCCTCTGGGAGCAGCGCCGCCTGCCCGCCACCCACAGCTTCCAG CACCTCCTCCGCGTAGCCTAtcaggaccccagcagtggctgTACCTCCAAGACGCTGGCCGTGCCCCCAGGGGCCTCAATTGCCATGCTGAGTAAGCTCTGTGCCACCAAGTTCCGGGTGACCCAGCCTGACACTTTTGGCCTCTTCCTATACAAGGAGCAGGACTACCACCGCCTGCCCCCTGGAGCCCTGGCCCACAAGCTCCCCACCACCGGCTACCTCGTCTATCGCCGGACAGAGTGGCACGAGACCCAGGGGGCCTCACCGGGGGCTGCCACAGAGGAGGGCAGTGGGAGGCTagaggcagagggcagggaggaggagaaagggggcTGGGGAGATGGGGACACCAAGGTCAAAGCCAGTCCCAGGGACAGCAGGGGAGAGTCTGAGACGATGGCCAAGGGGGGTGAGGACCAGGCCAGGGGAGGCCCTACTCAGCCAAGGGGGCCAGAGGCTGAGGGAAGCCAGGCAGCAGAGGAGTAG